From the genome of Methanothermobacter sp., one region includes:
- a CDS encoding RlmE family RNA methyltransferase, which produces MGKRWYLERKRDYYYKSAKKHKYRSRASYKLLQLDNRFHIIRKGNKVVDLGAAPGGWSQVALEKVGDDGLVIAVDIKPIKPFPVNNFHSIKGDFTDEKVQEKIGELLCGKADVIISDASPSLSGIKDIDQLKSLELVENVRKVADRFLKKGGNLLVKVFQGPGFNELLKKLRSSFRMVKSTKPASSRKGSPEMYIVCKGFKGSNEGF; this is translated from the coding sequence TTGGGTAAAAGATGGTATCTTGAGAGGAAAAGAGATTATTATTATAAGAGCGCTAAGAAGCATAAGTATAGGTCCAGGGCTTCATATAAGCTTTTACAACTTGATAATAGATTCCATATTATAAGGAAGGGTAATAAGGTTGTTGATCTTGGAGCTGCTCCTGGTGGTTGGTCACAAGTTGCCCTTGAAAAAGTGGGTGATGATGGGCTTGTCATCGCTGTGGATATTAAGCCTATTAAACCTTTCCCAGTGAATAATTTCCATAGTATAAAGGGAGATTTTACAGATGAGAAGGTCCAGGAGAAGATAGGTGAATTACTATGCGGAAAAGCTGATGTTATAATATCCGATGCTTCTCCTTCACTTTCAGGTATAAAAGATATTGACCAATTAAAGTCGTTAGAACTTGTTGAGAATGTTAGAAAGGTTGCTGACAGATTCCTTAAAAAGGGTGGTAATCTCCTTGTTAAAGTTTTTCAAGGGCCTGGTTTCAATGAATTATTAAAAAAATTAAGGAGTTCATTCAGGATGGTTAAAAGCACGAAACCGGCTTCTTCCAGGAAGGGTAGCCCTGAAATGTATATTGTCTGTAAAGGCTTCAAAGGGTCAAATGAGGGCTTTTAG
- a CDS encoding metallophosphoesterase, whose amino-acid sequence MLLGVVSDTHVPDRASVIPDKVFEVFSGVDMILHAGDLTSLDVREEFNSLAPMKCVQGNMDRYYGLELPKDEILEVNGLIIGLNHGEVYPRGDTQQLKYIALEMGVDVLISGHTHQPFIKEVDDILLLNPGSPTVPRLAYPSVMLVEVYDGKIEAEVVRVGSPICKIR is encoded by the coding sequence ATGCTCCTTGGTGTTGTCTCTGATACTCATGTACCTGATAGGGCGTCTGTCATCCCTGATAAGGTTTTTGAGGTTTTCAGTGGCGTTGATATGATACTCCATGCGGGAGATTTAACCTCATTGGATGTTAGGGAAGAGTTTAATAGTTTGGCTCCTATGAAGTGTGTTCAAGGTAATATGGACCGTTATTATGGTCTTGAACTTCCAAAGGATGAGATTTTAGAAGTAAATGGCCTAATTATAGGTTTGAATCATGGTGAAGTTTATCCTCGTGGCGATACCCAACAGCTTAAGTATATTGCTTTGGAGATGGGTGTTGATGTTCTTATTTCAGGGCATACTCATCAGCCGTTTATTAAGGAGGTTGATGATATACTACTCTTGAATCCTGGCAGTCCTACCGTGCCGAGGTTAGCTTATCCTAGTGTAATGTTAGTTGAAGTTTATGATGGTAAGATTGAAGCAGAGGTTGTGAGGGTGGGTTCACCAATCTGCAAAATAAGGTGA
- a CDS encoding DUF5518 domain-containing protein, with amino-acid sequence MVKWGPVFVGFILSIVFPIILRSFVPEGASVLGLFLAGFIVGLMVKEGALGGFWNATVAGAFGGIILTLLLSIFGALIGGIFGFFMGLFTGIGVVIVLLLVSMIFMGIGGAIGGFLAGD; translated from the coding sequence ATGGTGAAGTGGGGTCCTGTATTTGTAGGTTTCATACTTTCTATTGTCTTTCCAATCATTTTAAGGTCTTTCGTGCCAGAAGGTGCATCTGTCTTGGGACTGTTCTTAGCAGGTTTTATAGTGGGTTTAATGGTGAAAGAGGGCGCACTTGGAGGTTTTTGGAATGCTACGGTGGCTGGTGCATTTGGTGGTATAATATTAACCTTGCTTTTAAGCATTTTCGGCGCCCTCATCGGTGGAATATTCGGTTTTTTCATGGGACTTTTCACGGGCATAGGAGTAGTAATAGTCTTATTATTGGTTTCGATGATATTCATGGGAATTGGAGGGGCTATAGGAGGTTTTTTAGCAGGAGACTAG
- a CDS encoding cysteine peptidase family C39 domain-containing protein — protein sequence MKCPRCGAYNNRKANFCRNCGTKLAKRSEIAIWGSLASCCFGIVFLIMLGAILTPEIPQEPYDKIETINGYTIVYQTTDYTCGPASLATALINKKGANLTEKRIVDYLGNNPHGYNAYELVKVAEHFGYNASIQEGPPQKYDIIIIDDGALDIGYECYDENHTITHFVIPGSNGHFTVYAGATPDGFIIFLDPSNGIEYVSPGTFNEIYQNLRIHIQ from the coding sequence TTGAAGTGTCCAAGATGCGGAGCATATAACAACAGAAAAGCCAATTTCTGCAGAAATTGTGGTACAAAACTCGCTAAAAGATCCGAAATCGCCATATGGGGTTCTTTGGCGAGCTGTTGCTTTGGTATAGTATTCTTAATCATGTTAGGGGCAATCTTAACTCCTGAAATCCCCCAAGAACCATATGATAAGATAGAGACCATAAATGGTTATACTATAGTCTACCAGACCACAGATTATACTTGTGGACCGGCATCCCTTGCAACAGCACTCATAAATAAGAAAGGCGCTAACCTAACAGAAAAGAGGATAGTGGATTATCTAGGTAACAATCCCCATGGTTACAATGCCTACGAACTTGTCAAAGTCGCTGAACACTTTGGATATAATGCTAGTATACAAGAAGGCCCCCCACAAAAATACGATATAATTATAATAGACGATGGTGCACTTGACATAGGTTATGAATGTTATGATGAAAACCATACCATAACACATTTCGTGATACCAGGATCCAACGGACATTTCACAGTATATGCTGGGGCGACCCCAGATGGTTTTATAATATTTTTGGATCCATCAAATGGGATAGAATATGTCAGCCCTGGCACATTCAATGAAATTTACCAAAATTTAAGAATTCACATTCAATGA
- a CDS encoding DUF2085 domain-containing protein has translation MMRFWICHRRPDRTFSIKGHRFPVCSRCTGIYIGAFSYFLIAYFTPIKYTPILVIMAILMTKPMIVDGFTQLLGLRESTNLLRLITGLLGGFGFGILTKALKFYILIWWVY, from the coding sequence ATGATGAGATTTTGGATTTGTCATAGGAGACCTGATAGGACGTTCTCGATAAAAGGTCACCGTTTCCCGGTTTGTTCAAGATGTACTGGTATATACATTGGAGCGTTTTCCTATTTCTTGATAGCATATTTTACGCCCATAAAATACACTCCAATACTAGTTATCATGGCGATCCTAATGACAAAGCCAATGATAGTTGATGGATTCACACAATTATTGGGTTTAAGGGAAAGCACCAACTTACTAAGACTCATAACAGGTCTACTTGGAGGTTTCGGCTTTGGAATTTTAACAAAAGCCCTAAAATTCTACATATTAATTTGGTGGGTATATTGA
- a CDS encoding DUF2099 family protein — protein sequence MDEHIIEALGRTRIRIKDGRIVSLGEPMIKYCPLFHKYRGIKELNKETIRENIEFRIRDFGMCTPKRELKMKDFLSFGVSEIISTLLEENMIDCAVMVCEGAGTVLITEPEFAQGVGGRISGVVKTSPIKRIIEELGEENVLEPETGKIDQPMGVKKALDQGYNSIAVTVADIEDAVKIRKMDKKVYIFAVHLTGITKKEAEILFQNADIITSCASKHIRHIGDKKALFKAGYSIPIYAATKEGEKFIKKRIEKIGGLKEKKNPPLPYPLI from the coding sequence ATGGATGAGCATATCATAGAAGCCTTGGGAAGGACAAGGATCAGAATAAAGGATGGTAGGATAGTCTCACTCGGAGAGCCCATGATAAAATACTGTCCACTATTCCATAAGTATAGGGGCATCAAAGAACTAAACAAGGAAACTATACGTGAGAACATAGAATTCCGCATAAGAGACTTTGGTATGTGCACGCCAAAGAGAGAACTTAAGATGAAGGATTTCCTTTCCTTTGGGGTTTCTGAGATAATCTCAACACTCCTCGAAGAAAATATGATAGACTGCGCAGTGATGGTATGTGAAGGGGCTGGGACAGTTCTAATAACCGAACCAGAATTCGCACAGGGAGTAGGTGGAAGAATCTCAGGAGTGGTTAAAACAAGCCCCATAAAAAGGATCATTGAAGAACTTGGAGAAGAAAACGTATTAGAACCAGAAACTGGGAAAATAGACCAACCCATGGGTGTTAAAAAAGCGTTAGACCAAGGATACAATTCTATAGCCGTTACAGTAGCCGATATAGAAGATGCGGTTAAAATAAGGAAAATGGACAAGAAAGTTTATATCTTTGCTGTTCACCTTACCGGTATAACAAAAAAAGAAGCTGAAATACTCTTCCAAAATGCCGATATCATAACATCGTGCGCCTCAAAACACATCCGCCACATCGGCGATAAAAAAGCACTCTTCAAGGCAGGATACTCAATACCAATATACGCCGCCACAAAAGAAGGTGAAAAGTTCATAAAAAAGCGGATAGAGAAAATAGGCGGCCTTAAAGAAAAGAAAAACCCTCCATTACCCTATCCACTCATCTAA
- a CDS encoding CBS domain-containing protein, whose translation MIRKLCAKDIMIRDVIVVTPEESVAAAKLKMVRANIGGVPVVEGDKLVGFITHRDILLAGSEVLKLKVKDIMSRDLVVVDKNASIGSISKIMVETGYQRIPVVENGKLLGLITQSCVIKAIADHIEDDCFKK comes from the coding sequence ATGATACGGAAACTTTGTGCAAAGGATATTATGATAAGGGATGTTATCGTGGTGACACCAGAGGAGTCTGTGGCTGCCGCGAAGTTGAAGATGGTCCGGGCTAATATTGGTGGAGTGCCTGTAGTAGAGGGGGATAAGCTTGTTGGGTTCATAACACATAGGGATATTTTATTGGCTGGGAGTGAAGTTCTTAAACTTAAAGTGAAGGATATTATGAGCCGAGACCTTGTTGTAGTTGACAAAAACGCTTCTATTGGCAGTATAAGTAAGATAATGGTGGAGACTGGCTATCAGAGGATCCCTGTAGTGGAGAATGGGAAATTATTGGGTCTTATAACTCAGAGTTGTGTGATAAAGGCTATAGCCGATCATATAGAAGATGATTGCTTTAAAAAGTAG
- the thiC gene encoding phosphomethylpyrimidine synthase, which yields MTQMEEAKKGNTTPQIEKVAKSEDYKIQKIMKRVAQGRIVIPSNPIHNPIPCGIGEGLSTKINANVGSSPKLEDPELEVKKSLVAIQHGADTIMDLSTGPKLAKIRKTILKKVDVPVGTVPIYEAGVKAAEKNGSIVDMDEDDIFNTIEKQAKDGVDFMTVHSGITLDTVEKLERSNRIMGMVSRGGVFLATWIKHNKRENPLYSDYEYLLEIAYEYDVTLSLGDGLRPGCLADASDTPQLQELIILGELVEKSRESNVQCMVEGPGHVPIDQIPANMKIQKTICKGAPFYVLGPIVTDMAPGYDHISAAIGGAIAAYHGADFICYVTPAEHLTIPGIREVKEGVIASKIAAQAADSAKRMMKAWNMELEMAKARRDFNWERQFELAFDHEKPRKYRMQCPVEEKDMCSMCGEYCALRLFKRQ from the coding sequence GTGACTCAAATGGAAGAAGCAAAAAAAGGCAACACAACACCCCAAATAGAGAAAGTGGCCAAATCAGAAGATTATAAGATCCAAAAGATCATGAAAAGAGTAGCACAGGGTAGAATTGTCATACCATCAAATCCAATCCATAATCCAATCCCATGTGGGATAGGTGAAGGCCTATCCACAAAAATAAACGCTAACGTCGGTTCTTCCCCCAAGTTGGAAGATCCGGAATTAGAAGTTAAAAAATCGCTTGTCGCCATCCAACACGGAGCAGACACCATAATGGATTTGAGCACAGGACCAAAATTAGCCAAGATAAGAAAAACAATACTAAAAAAGGTGGATGTACCAGTTGGCACAGTACCCATCTATGAGGCCGGTGTAAAAGCCGCGGAAAAAAATGGTTCAATAGTTGACATGGACGAAGACGACATCTTCAATACAATAGAAAAACAAGCAAAAGACGGAGTCGACTTCATGACAGTCCACTCTGGCATAACATTAGACACAGTAGAAAAACTAGAAAGATCAAATAGGATCATGGGAATGGTGAGCAGAGGAGGAGTTTTCCTCGCCACATGGATAAAACACAACAAAAGGGAGAATCCACTCTATTCAGACTATGAATATCTCCTCGAAATAGCCTATGAATATGATGTTACACTCAGTCTTGGTGATGGACTGAGACCAGGCTGTCTGGCAGATGCATCAGACACCCCCCAATTACAAGAATTAATCATACTAGGAGAATTGGTTGAAAAATCCAGGGAATCGAATGTACAATGTATGGTAGAGGGGCCAGGACATGTCCCAATAGATCAAATCCCCGCGAATATGAAAATTCAGAAGACCATCTGTAAAGGAGCTCCATTTTATGTCTTGGGTCCTATAGTAACTGACATGGCTCCAGGTTATGATCATATAAGCGCGGCCATTGGAGGGGCCATAGCGGCATATCATGGAGCAGATTTCATCTGTTATGTCACGCCGGCAGAACACTTAACCATACCAGGTATAAGAGAGGTTAAAGAGGGGGTTATAGCCTCAAAGATAGCTGCACAGGCAGCTGACTCCGCTAAGAGGATGATGAAGGCGTGGAACATGGAATTAGAGATGGCAAAGGCGAGAAGAGACTTCAACTGGGAGAGGCAATTTGAATTAGCATTCGACCATGAAAAACCCAGAAAGTATAGGATGCAATGTCCAGTTGAAGAAAAAGACATGTGTTCAATGTGTGGCGAATACTGCGCCTTAAGACTCTTCAAAAGGCAATAA
- a CDS encoding ATP-dependent DNA ligase, with translation MEYKNLAELYNRLESTTKRLEKTDIIADFLRETDTELLPTVTLLLLGRVFPTWSEEELGIGPKLLMKAISIVTGVSVDEIEEEIREQGDIGKASEVLFKRKSQLTFTPHPLTVEKVYNDLRKLAYITGPGAQSKKIDILLGILSLASPVEAKYITRTILEELRVGAGEGIISDAISLAFNIDKEIVERAYMLTNDLGMVAKVAKSEGEAGLRKLSLEPGRPVKPMLAQLAESIESAIEELGEALCETKYDGVRVQIHRKGDEILIFTRRLENISNAVPEIIKRVKKSLPQEDFIVEGEIIVNIEGRPGSFQYILQRVKRKYDIEEMITRIPLTLYLFDILYYRRPLIDEPFKERRKILESIIRPIEGKIELSRQLRVNTENINDGISLFRESIKEGHEGIMIKDPNAPYIPGIRGKKMLKYKAEPETLDLVVIGGTYGKGKRAHLIGSYLLAARDDETGELKTVAHVATGLDDKTLKELTERLKEITIEEKGREIKVKPEIILEVAYSEIVKSPEYESGYSLRFPVVKRIRDDLSLEDVDTIKRIESLFKA, from the coding sequence ATGGAATACAAAAATTTAGCTGAACTCTATAACAGACTAGAATCAACAACCAAAAGATTAGAAAAGACTGATATAATAGCCGATTTCCTCAGAGAGACAGACACCGAACTTTTACCAACCGTAACCCTACTCCTTCTAGGCCGTGTTTTTCCAACATGGAGCGAAGAAGAGCTTGGAATCGGGCCTAAACTTCTAATGAAGGCGATATCAATCGTCACTGGTGTGAGTGTTGATGAAATAGAAGAAGAAATCCGCGAACAAGGCGACATAGGCAAAGCAAGTGAAGTATTATTCAAAAGAAAATCCCAGTTAACATTCACCCCACATCCCCTCACAGTCGAAAAAGTCTATAACGATCTTAGAAAACTGGCATATATAACAGGCCCAGGAGCCCAATCAAAAAAAATAGACATACTACTAGGCATACTATCCTTAGCTTCCCCAGTCGAAGCTAAATATATAACAAGAACAATACTCGAGGAATTGAGGGTTGGGGCTGGTGAGGGTATTATAAGTGACGCCATATCACTAGCATTTAACATCGATAAAGAAATTGTTGAAAGGGCCTACATGCTCACCAACGACCTTGGAATGGTGGCCAAGGTTGCCAAGAGTGAAGGCGAAGCCGGACTCCGCAAACTCTCACTAGAACCTGGAAGACCAGTGAAGCCAATGTTAGCCCAACTGGCAGAAAGCATAGAATCTGCCATAGAAGAACTTGGGGAAGCACTTTGCGAAACCAAATATGATGGTGTGAGAGTCCAAATACATAGAAAAGGTGACGAGATTTTAATATTCACTCGCAGATTAGAAAATATAAGCAATGCCGTGCCCGAGATCATCAAACGCGTGAAAAAATCATTACCCCAAGAAGATTTCATAGTAGAAGGGGAAATCATCGTAAACATTGAAGGAAGGCCGGGTTCATTCCAATACATCCTCCAAAGGGTGAAGAGAAAATACGACATTGAAGAAATGATAACTAGAATACCCCTCACACTTTACCTCTTCGACATATTATATTATAGGAGACCACTCATAGACGAACCCTTCAAAGAGCGGCGCAAGATCTTGGAGTCTATAATCAGGCCCATAGAGGGTAAGATAGAATTAAGTAGACAATTGAGGGTCAATACCGAGAATATCAATGATGGTATATCACTCTTCAGGGAATCTATAAAAGAGGGACATGAGGGTATAATGATAAAGGATCCGAACGCACCATATATACCTGGGATACGTGGCAAAAAGATGCTCAAGTACAAGGCAGAACCTGAAACTTTAGATTTGGTGGTTATTGGCGGAACATACGGCAAAGGAAAACGTGCACACCTCATAGGGTCGTATTTACTAGCGGCGAGGGATGATGAAACCGGTGAATTGAAAACGGTGGCACATGTTGCAACAGGCCTAGATGATAAAACACTCAAAGAACTCACAGAAAGACTAAAGGAGATAACGATAGAGGAGAAGGGGAGGGAAATCAAGGTAAAACCTGAAATAATCCTAGAAGTGGCATATAGTGAAATAGTCAAAAGCCCGGAATATGAAAGCGGATATTCCCTTCGATTTCCAGTAGTGAAAAGGATAAGGGATGATCTCAGCCTAGAAGATGTTGACACCATAAAACGTATAGAATCACTCTTCAAAGCATGA
- a CDS encoding OB-fold nucleic acid binding domain-containing protein, producing the protein MEDEKIFKIVILIALVGLIGMIVSAGSIMPREVKIKEINKGMIDEKVTVTGFVEEIKNSKTGKASFITLNDGTGRITVVVFESVKNEVERSDLNIETFKYRKIKITGKITEYKGSMEIILEEPQNLKIL; encoded by the coding sequence TTGGAGGATGAGAAAATATTTAAGATTGTCATTTTAATTGCATTAGTGGGTCTCATAGGGATGATAGTATCAGCAGGTAGTATCATGCCCAGAGAAGTTAAAATAAAAGAAATAAATAAGGGCATGATCGACGAAAAAGTCACAGTAACAGGTTTTGTGGAGGAAATAAAAAATTCAAAGACTGGTAAAGCATCATTTATCACATTAAATGATGGTACTGGAAGAATAACAGTTGTAGTATTTGAATCTGTGAAAAATGAGGTTGAAAGATCCGACCTGAATATAGAAACGTTCAAATACAGAAAAATAAAAATCACAGGTAAAATAACAGAATACAAGGGTTCAATGGAAATCATACTTGAAGAGCCCCAAAACCTAAAAATATTATGA